A single genomic interval of Rhodothermales bacterium harbors:
- a CDS encoding methyltransferase domain-containing protein yields the protein MKVNTNAWNRLRYNFYAPVYDLIARPLVSGRKRSIQLLDLQPDSDVLIVGAGTGLDFPLLPRTAHILAIDLSPNMLQRASERAVRLGLDADCRVMNAEVLDLPDESFDAVILHLVLAVVPDPGACIREATRVLKSAGRIAIFDKFLSDESSPSLPRRVLGMLTNTLFSDINRRLGPLLAHGSLEILTKEPSILSGAYVVVVAGKMGYRQ from the coding sequence ATGAAGGTCAACACGAACGCCTGGAATCGCCTCCGATATAACTTCTATGCGCCGGTCTATGACCTGATTGCGCGCCCCCTCGTGTCGGGTCGGAAGCGTTCGATTCAGCTCCTCGACCTTCAGCCCGACTCCGATGTGCTGATCGTCGGAGCCGGCACCGGACTTGACTTCCCCCTGCTTCCCCGAACCGCGCACATTCTGGCAATCGATCTGTCACCGAACATGTTACAGCGGGCCTCGGAGCGGGCCGTACGCCTCGGGCTGGATGCAGATTGTCGCGTGATGAATGCCGAAGTGCTGGATCTCCCGGACGAATCGTTCGATGCCGTAATTCTCCACCTTGTGCTGGCCGTTGTACCCGACCCTGGCGCATGCATCCGCGAGGCCACCCGTGTGCTGAAATCGGCGGGTCGTATTGCAATCTTCGACAAATTCCTTTCAGATGAGTCCAGCCCGTCTTTGCCGCGGAGGGTGCTCGGAATGTTGACGAACACGCTCTTCTCTGATATCAACCGTCGCCTGGGTCCACTCCTTGCACACGGTAGTCTGGAAATACTGACTAAAGAGCCGTCGATTCTGTCGGGTGCCTACGTTGTCGTTGTTGCCGGAAAGATGGGTTATCGACAGTAG